In one window of Sporomusaceae bacterium FL31 DNA:
- the yrrK gene encoding putative pre-16S rRNA nuclease, with protein sequence MRILALDVGDKTIGVAVSDELLFTAQGVEVIRRTSLERDFARLQQLITEYSAETIVVGLPKNMNGTIGPRGELVQQFSSELTTAIPNITIKHWDERLSTVAAEKSLIAADVSRAKRRKVIDKMAAVFILQGYLDSLPNQ encoded by the coding sequence ATGCGCATACTAGCACTTGATGTCGGGGATAAAACAATTGGGGTAGCGGTAAGTGATGAATTGTTGTTTACTGCGCAAGGTGTTGAAGTCATACGACGTACTAGCCTAGAAAGAGATTTTGCCAGGCTACAACAATTAATCACAGAGTACTCTGCCGAAACTATCGTAGTTGGCTTGCCCAAAAATATGAACGGAACTATTGGTCCTCGCGGCGAACTAGTTCAGCAATTTTCGTCAGAGCTAACAACAGCTATCCCTAATATTACGATTAAACATTGGGATGAGCGTTTATCCACTGTAGCGGCGGAAAAATCTTTAATTGCGGCTGATGTTAGCCGAGCTAAACGTCGTAAGGTTATCGATAAGATGGCAGCTGTTTTTATTTTGCAAGGCTACCTTGATAGTCTACCTAACCAATAA